The Anabaena sp. WA102 genome contains a region encoding:
- the glpX gene encoding class II fructose-bisphosphatase: MENTLGLEIIEVVEQAAIASSKWMGKGEKNIADQVAVEAMRERMNKIHMRGRIVIGEGERDEAPMLYIGEEVGICTRPDAANFCNVNELVEIDIAVDPCEGTNLVAYGQNGSMAVLAISEKGGLFAAPDFYMKKLAAPAAARGHVDINKSATENLKILSECLNRAVEELVVVVMDRPRHKELIQEIRTAGARVRLISDGDVSAAICCAFSGTNIHALMGIGAAPEGVISAAALRCLGGHFQGQLIYDPEVVQTGLIGESREGNLARLNEMGITDGDRVYNANELASGETVLFAGCGITPGTLMDGVRFFHGGARTQSLVISSQSKTARFVDTVHLWDEPKNIQLR, from the coding sequence GTGGAAAATACACTTGGGTTAGAGATTATAGAAGTAGTTGAGCAAGCGGCGATCGCTTCTTCTAAGTGGATGGGTAAGGGCGAAAAGAACATTGCTGACCAAGTAGCAGTGGAAGCGATGCGTGAACGGATGAACAAAATCCATATGCGTGGTCGCATCGTTATCGGTGAAGGTGAACGGGACGAAGCTCCTATGCTTTACATTGGCGAAGAAGTTGGTATTTGCACCAGACCTGATGCGGCAAATTTCTGTAATGTTAATGAGCTTGTAGAAATTGATATTGCTGTTGACCCTTGCGAAGGTACTAACCTAGTTGCTTATGGTCAAAATGGCTCAATGGCAGTTTTGGCAATTTCTGAAAAGGGCGGTTTATTTGCTGCTCCTGACTTCTACATGAAGAAACTCGCAGCACCAGCAGCCGCTAGAGGTCATGTTGATATCAATAAGTCTGCTACAGAAAACCTGAAAATTCTTTCTGAGTGCTTAAACCGGGCTGTGGAAGAATTGGTAGTAGTAGTGATGGATCGTCCCCGTCACAAAGAACTCATTCAAGAAATCCGCACCGCTGGCGCAAGAGTTAGACTGATTAGTGATGGTGACGTTTCTGCTGCTATCTGTTGCGCTTTCTCTGGTACTAATATTCATGCTTTGATGGGTATTGGTGCTGCACCCGAAGGTGTAATTTCTGCTGCGGCTTTACGCTGCTTGGGTGGACACTTCCAAGGACAATTAATCTATGATCCAGAAGTTGTCCAAACTGGCTTAATTGGTGAAAGCAGAGAAGGTAATCTAGCCCGTTTAAATGAAATGGGTATTACTGACGGAGACAGAGTTTATAACGCTAATGAATTAGCTTCTGGTGAAACAGTGCTATTTGCTGGTTGCGGTATTACTCCTGGAACTTTGATGGATGGTGTGCGCTTCTTCCACGGTGGTGCTAGAACCCAAAGCTTGGTTATTTCTAGTCAATCCAAAACCGCTCGGTTTGTGGATACAGTTCACTTGTGGGACGAACCTAAGAATATCCAACTGCGTTAG
- a CDS encoding glutamyl-tRNA reductase has protein sequence MNIAVVGLSHKTAPVEVREKLSIPEPQIERAIAQLLSYPHVDEVAILSTCNRLEIYIVSQETTQGIHEVTQFLSEHSKLPIMSLRHHLFMLLHVDAVTHILRVAGGLDSLVLGEGQILAQVKNTHKLGQQFNGIKTILNRLFKQALTAGKRVRTETSIGTGAVSISSAAVELAQMKVENLSTNRVSILGAGKMSRLLVQHLISKGATQISIVNRSRSRAEELAKLFPAQPIQIHLLPEMMSVIAASDMVFTSTSSTEPILDRVKLETVLEPSQKLMIFDISVPRNVDADVNDLGNVKAFNVDDLKAVVAQNYESRRQMAQEAEKILDEEVEAFDIWWRSLETVSTISSLRNKIETIREQELEKALSRLGSEFGEKHQEVIEALTRGIVNKILHDPMVQLRAQQDVEARRRCMQTLQMLFNLDAEEQFS, from the coding sequence ATGAATATTGCAGTGGTGGGGTTAAGCCATAAAACGGCCCCAGTCGAAGTTAGAGAAAAATTAAGTATTCCTGAACCTCAAATCGAAAGAGCGATCGCCCAACTTCTCAGTTATCCTCATGTTGATGAAGTTGCTATTCTCAGCACTTGTAACCGCTTAGAAATTTATATTGTTAGTCAGGAAACTACTCAGGGTATTCATGAAGTGACTCAGTTCCTTTCAGAACATAGCAAGCTGCCGATTATGTCTTTACGGCATCATCTATTTATGTTGCTCCATGTTGATGCTGTCACCCATATTTTACGGGTTGCCGGTGGTTTGGATAGTCTGGTTTTGGGTGAAGGTCAAATTCTCGCTCAAGTTAAAAATACCCACAAACTGGGACAACAATTTAATGGCATCAAAACCATTTTAAATCGCTTATTTAAACAAGCTTTAACGGCGGGTAAACGGGTTCGCACCGAAACCAGTATTGGGACTGGTGCAGTTTCTATCAGTTCGGCTGCTGTGGAATTGGCACAGATGAAAGTAGAAAATTTATCTACAAATCGTGTGTCTATTCTCGGCGCTGGGAAAATGTCCCGGTTACTTGTACAACACCTAATTTCTAAAGGTGCAACTCAAATTAGTATTGTTAATCGTTCCCGCAGCAGGGCTGAAGAGTTGGCGAAGTTGTTCCCAGCACAACCTATTCAAATCCATCTCCTGCCAGAAATGATGTCAGTTATTGCCGCTAGTGACATGGTATTTACTAGCACGTCTTCAACTGAACCCATTTTAGATCGGGTGAAGTTAGAAACAGTGTTAGAACCCAGTCAAAAATTGATGATATTTGATATTTCTGTCCCCCGGAATGTGGATGCAGATGTCAATGATTTGGGCAATGTCAAGGCTTTTAATGTTGATGATTTGAAAGCAGTTGTGGCGCAAAATTATGAAAGCCGCCGCCAAATGGCACAGGAAGCTGAGAAGATTTTAGATGAAGAAGTTGAAGCTTTTGATATTTGGTGGCGGAGTTTAGAAACTGTATCTACTATTAGTTCTTTACGCAATAAAATAGAAACTATCCGCGAACAGGAATTAGAAAAGGCTTTATCTCGTTTGGGTTCAGAATTTGGCGAAAAGCATCAAGAGGTAATTGAGGCTTTGACAAGAGGAATAGTCAATAAGATTTTGCATGATCCGATGGTGCAATTACGCGCCCAGCAAGATGTGGAAGCTAGAAGACGATGTATGCAAACTCTGCAAATGTTATTTAATTTGGACGCTGAGGAACAGTTTAGCTGA
- a CDS encoding IS607 family transposase, with translation MYFPGGHRRYPESAFIKTVPTDKERVLYARVSTKTQLLDLDTQIEFLGKTYPGCRVVKDVASGMNWKRKNFLKLMTQVAQNQISEIVVGHKDRLCRFGFEFVEWFCNLHGCKIVVVNNAKLSPHEELMQDFMAIMHCFSSKLYFLRAYKEKIAEEQNIHETNSSQYESMGV, from the coding sequence ATGTATTTCCCTGGGGGACACCGGAGATATCCAGAGTCAGCCTTTATCAAAACAGTTCCAACGGATAAAGAGCGGGTTCTTTACGCCCGTGTCAGCACAAAAACCCAGTTGTTAGACCTTGACACACAAATAGAATTTTTAGGCAAAACTTACCCAGGATGTCGAGTCGTCAAGGATGTTGCTAGTGGCATGAACTGGAAGCGGAAAAACTTTCTTAAATTAATGACTCAAGTTGCCCAGAATCAAATCTCTGAAATTGTCGTGGGACATAAGGACAGGTTATGCAGATTTGGTTTTGAGTTCGTTGAGTGGTTTTGCAACCTTCACGGCTGCAAAATTGTTGTGGTGAACAATGCCAAGCTATCGCCGCACGAAGAGTTGATGCAGGATTTTATGGCTATCATGCACTGCTTTTCCTCCAAACTTTACTTTCTTCGGGCTTACAAGGAAAAAATAGCCGAAGAGCAAAATATTCATGAAACAAATAGTAGTCAATATGAGTCAATGGGGGTATAA
- a CDS encoding tetratricopeptide repeat protein yields MKWQLLTQKQRGVNRAFTIAMFTIFSGIICVSCSNNQDVLVTERGASTPNPQIGRASKAGEFYVQGQTQHLKGNSQAAIAAYSKSISLNPEYAPAFKGRGLVYFDTGNKEGAIADYNQALRLNPKDAEAYNNRANAFASIGDYRRALADYNQAISIAPKSAEVYNNRGNARANQGDKNGALEDYTQAIRIDQEYAVAYNNRGNAYAARGEQQKAISDYNEAVRINPNFGAVFNNRGNAYAAIGDKRGALKDLQRAAAIFDKQGNKDLYQQAMKNIEELGK; encoded by the coding sequence ATGAAATGGCAGTTATTGACACAAAAACAGCGAGGAGTAAACAGGGCATTCACTATAGCAATGTTTACAATTTTCAGTGGTATTATTTGCGTTTCTTGCAGTAATAATCAAGATGTTTTAGTAACGGAAAGGGGAGCAAGTACCCCCAATCCACAGATAGGGAGAGCATCTAAAGCTGGGGAATTTTATGTTCAGGGACAAACTCAACATCTTAAAGGTAATTCCCAAGCGGCTATTGCTGCCTATAGTAAATCTATTAGTCTTAATCCTGAGTATGCACCAGCATTTAAGGGGCGGGGATTAGTTTATTTTGATACTGGTAATAAAGAGGGAGCGATCGCGGATTATAATCAGGCATTGCGTCTCAATCCCAAGGATGCGGAAGCATACAATAATCGTGCTAATGCTTTTGCTTCTATCGGAGATTATAGAAGAGCGCTTGCGGATTATAATCAAGCAATTAGCATTGCACCAAAATCTGCCGAGGTTTACAATAATCGAGGTAATGCCCGTGCTAACCAAGGTGATAAGAATGGGGCGTTAGAGGACTATACTCAAGCGATTCGGATTGATCAGGAATATGCTGTAGCCTATAATAATCGGGGTAATGCTTATGCTGCAAGAGGAGAACAGCAAAAAGCAATCTCCGATTATAATGAAGCCGTTCGCATTAATCCTAATTTTGGTGCTGTTTTTAATAATCGCGGTAACGCCTATGCCGCAATTGGCGATAAACGGGGTGCATTAAAAGATTTACAGCGGGCAGCAGCTATTTTTGACAAACAAGGAAATAAGGACTTATATCAACAAGCAATGAAGAATATTGAGGAATTGGGTAAGTAA
- a CDS encoding 3'-5' exonuclease yields MPYLITAGEIRSLITEHSKAKTLWIDTEVADYKTRNPRLSLIQVLDNPEDMTGNSVYLLDVLDKSDVIADFVERIMTNDAIEKVFHNAGYDVQYLGGKRAKNITCTLAMAKKIPIYLLPLPNYQLKTLATELCNFHDIDKQEQRSDWGKRPLTEAQLEYAYLDCIYLAQVHLRLLELEANFQVDPIKEDLNLLTARYREIEQQQKILKSEFEHLQERVKKAMLVQNIAETSHCKLTSYERKTFKTQFQELVNLVENQGVDLDFTITLTEDIRKNLGVNLEKLTVNVDTNTYWKVTPKNQEDQED; encoded by the coding sequence ATGCCTTATCTTATCACTGCTGGGGAAATTCGTTCCCTAATTACTGAACATAGCAAAGCTAAAACTCTGTGGATAGATACAGAAGTTGCTGATTATAAAACTCGTAATCCTAGATTATCACTAATTCAGGTGTTGGATAATCCTGAGGATATGACTGGTAATAGTGTTTATTTGTTAGATGTTCTCGATAAATCAGATGTAATTGCTGATTTTGTGGAAAGGATTATGACTAATGATGCTATTGAAAAAGTTTTTCATAATGCTGGTTATGATGTGCAATATTTGGGAGGTAAAAGAGCTAAAAATATTACCTGTACTTTGGCAATGGCTAAGAAAATTCCTATTTATTTACTACCGTTACCTAATTATCAACTGAAAACTCTAGCAACTGAACTTTGTAATTTTCATGATATTGATAAACAAGAACAAAGGAGTGATTGGGGAAAAAGACCATTAACTGAAGCGCAACTAGAATATGCTTATCTTGATTGTATTTATTTGGCTCAAGTACATTTAAGATTATTAGAATTAGAGGCTAATTTTCAGGTAGATCCAATTAAGGAAGATTTAAACTTATTGACTGCTAGATATAGAGAAATTGAACAGCAACAAAAAATACTTAAGTCAGAATTTGAGCATTTACAAGAACGGGTAAAAAAAGCGATGTTAGTCCAAAATATTGCCGAAACATCGCATTGTAAACTAACAAGTTATGAGCGAAAAACTTTTAAAACTCAGTTTCAGGAATTGGTAAATTTAGTAGAAAATCAAGGTGTTGATTTAGATTTTACTATTACTTTAACTGAAGATATTCGCAAAAATTTGGGGGTAAATCTGGAAAAGTTAACTGTAAATGTTGATACAAATACTTATTGGAAAGTCACTCCTAAAAATCAGGAAGATCAGGAAGATTAA
- a CDS encoding RNA recognition motif domain-containing protein, with the protein MSIYVGNLSYEVTQDGLSEIFKEYGTVKRVQLPTDRETGKVRGFGFVEMESEAEEEKAIEALDGAEWMGRDLKVNKAKPREERTPFGGGNRGGGNFGGGSRNRY; encoded by the coding sequence ATGTCAATTTATGTAGGCAACCTCTCTTATGAAGTTACCCAAGACGGCTTAAGCGAAATTTTCAAGGAGTATGGCACTGTAAAGCGTGTTCAGCTACCTACCGACCGAGAAACTGGTAAAGTTCGCGGTTTCGGTTTCGTAGAAATGGAATCAGAAGCAGAAGAAGAAAAAGCCATTGAAGCACTTGATGGTGCTGAATGGATGGGACGTGATTTAAAAGTGAACAAAGCTAAACCAAGAGAAGAACGTACTCCTTTTGGTGGTGGAAACCGGGGTGGTGGGAACTTCGGCGGTGGAAGCCGTAACCGTTACTAA
- a CDS encoding SRPBCC family protein, which produces MLHFKHSSIINAPVEVVWKFHERPDIVQILTPPWQPVQIVRREGGLEAGAITEFRLFLGILPLTWLARHTDYEKYRLFTDEQISGPFESWVHRHEFTEENGKTKLTDNITYAMPGGDGIEFMSGWLVQAQLEAMFRYRHYVTKRECEK; this is translated from the coding sequence ATGTTGCACTTTAAACATTCCTCAATCATTAACGCACCAGTTGAAGTAGTTTGGAAATTCCACGAAAGACCAGATATAGTCCAAATACTCACTCCACCTTGGCAACCTGTACAAATCGTTAGACGTGAAGGTGGGCTAGAAGCCGGGGCAATTACAGAATTTCGGCTTTTTCTCGGTATTTTACCTTTAACTTGGTTAGCACGGCACACAGACTATGAAAAATATCGCCTATTTACCGATGAACAGATATCTGGACCTTTTGAGTCCTGGGTACATCGTCATGAATTTACAGAAGAAAACGGCAAAACTAAATTAACCGATAATATTACTTATGCTATGCCCGGTGGTGATGGCATAGAATTTATGAGTGGTTGGTTAGTGCAAGCACAGCTAGAAGCCATGTTTCGCTATCGGCATTATGTGACTAAACGCGAATGTGAAAAATGA
- the psbA gene encoding photosystem II q(b) protein: MTTTLQQRESANVWDRFCGWITSTDNRLYIGWFGVLMIPTLLSAIACFVIAFIAAPPVDIDGIREPVAGSLLYGNNIISGAVVPSSNAIGLHFYPIWEAASLDEWLYNGGPYQLVVFHFLIGVFCYLGREWELSYRLGMRPWICLAFSAPVAAATAVFLIYPIGQGSFSDGMPLGISGTFNFMIVFQAEHNILMHPFHMLGVAGVFGGSLFSAMHGSLVTSSLVKETTENESQNYGYKFGQEEETYNIVAAHGYFGRLIFQYASFNNSRQLHFLLAAWPVIGIWFTALGISTMAFNLNGFNFNQSIMDSQGRVIATWADVINRANLGMEVMHERNAHNFPLDLAAADVAPVALSAPAING; the protein is encoded by the coding sequence ATGACAACTACCTTACAACAGCGCGAAAGTGCTAATGTGTGGGATCGCTTCTGCGGTTGGATCACCAGCACAGACAATCGTTTATATATCGGTTGGTTCGGTGTATTAATGATCCCCACCCTCCTATCTGCGATCGCTTGCTTCGTAATTGCATTCATCGCCGCTCCTCCAGTTGACATTGACGGTATCCGCGAACCAGTTGCAGGTTCTTTACTCTACGGAAACAACATCATTTCCGGCGCAGTAGTTCCTTCCTCCAACGCTATCGGTTTACACTTCTACCCAATTTGGGAAGCTGCTTCCTTAGACGAGTGGTTGTATAACGGTGGTCCTTACCAGTTGGTAGTATTCCACTTCTTGATCGGCGTATTCTGCTACCTCGGTCGTGAATGGGAACTTTCTTACCGCTTAGGTATGCGTCCTTGGATTTGCCTAGCATTCTCTGCTCCTGTAGCAGCAGCAACCGCAGTATTCTTGATCTACCCAATCGGTCAAGGTTCATTCTCTGACGGTATGCCTTTAGGTATCTCTGGAACATTCAACTTCATGATCGTGTTCCAAGCTGAACACAACATCTTGATGCACCCCTTCCATATGTTGGGTGTAGCTGGTGTCTTCGGTGGTTCTTTGTTCTCCGCAATGCACGGTTCTTTGGTTACTTCTTCCTTAGTTAAAGAAACAACCGAAAACGAATCACAAAACTACGGTTACAAATTCGGTCAAGAAGAAGAAACCTATAACATCGTAGCTGCTCACGGTTACTTTGGTCGCTTGATTTTCCAATACGCTTCCTTCAACAACAGCCGTCAACTACACTTCTTACTCGCTGCATGGCCTGTAATTGGTATCTGGTTCACAGCTTTGGGTATCAGCACCATGGCGTTCAACTTGAACGGTTTCAACTTCAACCAATCCATCATGGATTCTCAAGGTCGTGTTATCGCTACCTGGGCTGACGTAATCAACCGCGCTAACTTAGGTATGGAAGTAATGCACGAGCGCAACGCTCACAACTTCCCCCTAGACTTGGCTGCTGCTGATGTTGCTCCTGTTGCTTTGAGCGCTCCTGCAATCAACGGTTAA
- a CDS encoding MBOAT family O-acyltransferase, with product MKFISIFYGLFLLSVLGIYWTVNLANIRLWILLIASLLFYASLNIQYLPLLLTLTFINFHLGLEIGSNTSPGKHSQNWNLSNEEWQFAQADWNQRRLKVLWIGIGFNVFILLGFKYINHFLNLVFNQPTSSPESLIKLVAPLGISFFTFECIAYLIDIYRGAQAATKFIQFATYKLFFAKLISGPITRYHNLAIQFDTLRFPSIDRVAEGMWLIARGAVKKGILADNLGIFVDLCFGNLQRAGSTDLWLATFAYGLQLYLDFNGYVDIARGSALLFGLVLPENFDFPYFSTSIADFWRRWHITLGDWLRNYLYFPLGGSRRGLMRTCGNLLIVMLVAGIWHGSAWGFIIWGLLHGVALVVHRLTVLLSDRLTILNSFWQNPLGVIFAWLLTQIMVFTSWIWFRLPNLQDSALVIKNFWGHAGDQQFSEKIYVEALNISQYQLSYLLIGIALIMFIAYTFKRGMKLEFSWPIKIVFVPLCFYAVWLLAPEGSLPYIYFDF from the coding sequence ATGAAATTTATATCAATTTTTTATGGGTTGTTTCTATTGAGTGTTTTAGGCATCTACTGGACTGTTAATTTAGCAAATATAAGATTATGGATACTGTTAATAGCTAGTCTTTTATTTTACGCATCTTTGAATATTCAATATTTACCATTGCTTTTAACACTAACTTTTATCAACTTCCATCTAGGTTTAGAAATTGGCAGTAATACTTCACCAGGAAAACATTCTCAAAACTGGAATTTATCTAATGAGGAATGGCAATTTGCTCAAGCTGACTGGAATCAACGCCGTCTTAAAGTATTGTGGATTGGCATAGGTTTTAATGTTTTTATTCTTTTAGGCTTTAAATACATAAATCATTTTCTAAATTTAGTTTTTAATCAGCCAACAAGTTCACCAGAATCATTGATTAAGTTAGTTGCACCTCTAGGAATTTCTTTCTTTACCTTTGAATGTATTGCTTATTTAATAGATATTTATCGTGGCGCTCAGGCTGCTACTAAATTTATCCAATTTGCCACATATAAATTATTTTTTGCTAAACTAATTTCTGGACCCATTACTCGTTACCATAATTTAGCGATTCAATTTGATACCCTCAGATTTCCCAGCATTGATAGAGTTGCTGAAGGAATGTGGTTAATTGCTAGAGGTGCAGTTAAAAAAGGTATCCTCGCTGATAATTTGGGTATATTTGTAGATTTATGTTTTGGTAACTTACAAAGGGCAGGTAGTACAGATTTGTGGTTAGCTACCTTTGCTTATGGCTTACAGTTATATTTAGATTTCAATGGTTATGTTGATATTGCTCGTGGTAGTGCTTTACTATTTGGGTTGGTTTTACCGGAAAACTTTGATTTTCCTTACTTCAGTACAAGTATTGCTGATTTTTGGCGACGCTGGCACATTACATTAGGTGATTGGCTACGTAATTATCTTTACTTTCCTTTAGGCGGTTCTCGGCGCGGATTAATGCGTACCTGCGGAAATTTATTGATAGTCATGTTAGTGGCTGGTATTTGGCACGGTTCAGCTTGGGGTTTTATTATTTGGGGTCTATTGCATGGTGTCGCTTTAGTAGTTCATCGTCTCACAGTTCTACTAAGCGATCGCTTGACAATTCTTAATTCATTTTGGCAAAATCCGCTAGGAGTTATTTTTGCTTGGCTTTTAACACAAATCATGGTTTTCACATCCTGGATTTGGTTTCGTCTCCCCAACCTCCAAGACTCCGCTTTAGTGATCAAAAACTTTTGGGGTCATGCCGGTGATCAACAATTTTCAGAAAAAATCTATGTAGAAGCCTTAAATATAAGTCAGTACCAACTTTCTTATTTGTTAATAGGCATAGCTTTAATAATGTTCATAGCATATACTTTTAAGCGAGGCATGAAATTAGAATTTAGCTGGCCAATTAAAATTGTTTTTGTTCCCCTATGTTTTTATGCAGTTTGGTTACTAGCGCCTGAGGGTAGTTTACCTTATATATACTTTGATTTTTAG
- a CDS encoding REP-associated tyrosine transposase produces the protein MEYRRAKVAGGTYFFTVVTEKRRKILCLPKNVSLLRYAFGYVIQKHPFIIDAVVILPDHVHCIWTLPENYHDFSTRWRLIKSYFSRKCETISPEEISVSRKKKKQRAIWQYRFWEHLIRDEIDFQYHVEYIHYNPVKHDLVTAPKDWEYSSFYRAVRQGMYDMMWGAGEEIIFDDDIGNE, from the coding sequence ATGGAATATCGCCGCGCTAAAGTGGCAGGAGGAACATACTTTTTTACAGTGGTGACAGAGAAAAGACGAAAAATATTATGTTTACCAAAAAATGTTTCTTTATTAAGATATGCTTTTGGTTATGTAATACAGAAACATCCATTTATTATAGATGCTGTTGTTATTTTACCTGATCATGTCCACTGTATTTGGACTTTACCAGAAAATTATCATGATTTTTCTACCCGTTGGCGGTTAATTAAAAGTTATTTTAGTCGTAAATGTGAAACTATTTCACCAGAAGAAATATCCGTATCTAGAAAAAAGAAAAAACAACGGGCTATATGGCAATATCGGTTTTGGGAACATTTAATTAGAGATGAAATAGATTTTCAATATCATGTTGAATATATTCATTATAATCCGGTGAAACATGATTTGGTAACAGCACCAAAAGATTGGGAATATTCAAGTTTTTATCGCGCTGTGCGTCAAGGTATGTATGACATGATGTGGGGTGCGGGTGAGGAAATTATTTTTGATGATGATATTGGCAACGAGTAG
- a CDS encoding DUF4926 domain-containing protein, with amino-acid sequence MTKSMPQLLDVVALTVDLPEYNLLRGQVGTIVELLADGAAFEVEFSDSLRDSFASRNGQTYQSVSLRPEQIMVLHFEPKSPNLVPEMVTA; translated from the coding sequence ATGACTAAAAGTATGCCCCAATTACTAGACGTAGTAGCACTCACAGTTGATTTACCTGAATATAACTTGTTACGTGGTCAAGTTGGTACAATAGTTGAATTATTAGCCGATGGTGCTGCGTTTGAAGTAGAATTTAGCGATTCCCTTCGGGATAGCTTCGCTTCACGCAATGGACAAACATATCAATCTGTTAGTTTACGTCCAGAGCAAATAATGGTTTTACATTTTGAGCCAAAATCCCCTAATTTAGTACCGGAAATGGTTACAGCGTAA
- a CDS encoding type II toxin-antitoxin system RelE family toxin, whose translation MQNNNEPLLIEIALTPRFQRDLRELAKRYRSIRSDVQPLIDQLQAGEIPGDRIAGIKYQVFKVRIKNSNIQKGKSGGYRVIYYLKNAQGIILTTIYSKSDLTDVSNEIIEQAIAQYEEGKTILDD comes from the coding sequence ATGCAGAATAATAATGAACCACTACTAATTGAAATTGCTCTTACTCCTCGTTTTCAAAGGGATTTAAGAGAACTGGCTAAACGCTATCGTTCAATTCGTAGTGATGTTCAACCTTTAATTGATCAACTACAAGCAGGTGAAATTCCTGGAGATAGAATTGCGGGAATTAAATATCAAGTTTTCAAAGTTCGTATTAAAAATAGTAACATTCAAAAAGGAAAAAGTGGAGGATATAGGGTGATTTATTATCTGAAAAATGCTCAAGGAATTATACTCACTACAATTTATTCTAAATCTGATCTGACAGATGTGAGTAATGAAATAATTGAACAAGCAATAGCTCAATATGAAGAAGGAAAGACAATTCTAGATGACTAA
- a CDS encoding DUF5131 family protein — MSSINTGIEWTDKTWNPTTGCNKVSPGCVHCYAEAITKRFPNNFKNGFDLTLHPERLTEPLKWRTPSRIFVNSMSDLFHEEVPLDFIQKVFKVIHATPHHIYQILTKRPERLVELAPHLDFHKNIWLGVSVENQSYVSRIDLLRQVPANVRFLSCEPLLGSLNLDLTNIDWVIVGGESGQKHRPMNIEWAEDIRDQCQKAEVAFFFKQIGGRTSKAGGKLLDGRIWDEMPEAWQEHQKKWGQSPRKLALKKESLQLTA; from the coding sequence ATGTCTAGTATAAACACAGGTATTGAGTGGACAGATAAAACTTGGAATCCCACAACTGGTTGTAACAAAGTTAGTCCAGGTTGTGTGCATTGCTACGCAGAAGCTATTACTAAACGCTTTCCTAATAATTTTAAAAATGGATTTGATTTAACTCTACATCCAGAAAGATTGACAGAACCTTTAAAATGGCGTACTCCTAGTAGAATTTTTGTTAATTCAATGAGTGATCTTTTTCATGAAGAAGTACCTTTAGATTTTATTCAAAAGGTCTTTAAAGTGATTCATGCTACGCCTCATCACATATATCAAATATTAACAAAAAGACCTGAAAGATTAGTTGAATTAGCACCACATCTAGACTTTCATAAAAATATCTGGTTAGGTGTATCAGTGGAAAATCAAAGTTATGTTTCTCGTATTGATTTACTTCGTCAAGTTCCTGCAAATGTGCGTTTTCTTTCCTGTGAACCATTGTTAGGTTCATTAAATCTTGACCTCACAAATATTGATTGGGTCATTGTTGGTGGAGAATCTGGTCAAAAACATCGTCCAATGAATATTGAATGGGCTGAAGACATTCGTGACCAATGCCAAAAAGCAGAGGTTGCATTTTTCTTTAAGCAAATCGGTGGTAGAACTTCTAAAGCTGGAGGTAAGTTATTAGATGGTAGAATATGGGATGAAATGCCAGAAGCTTGGCAAGAACATCAGAAAAAATGGGGTCAATCTCCACGAAAATTAGCATTAAAAAAAGAAAGTTTGCAACTTACGGCTTAG
- a CDS encoding type II toxin-antitoxin system VapC family toxin, whose amino-acid sequence MKKALLDTNILSYFLRGETQVVKKFREYQQFHSYLTFSVLTYYEIKSGLLYKDARNLLQQFEILANSSEILPLDIDTANVASIIYQDLRQRGLLITPLDLLTGASAIHHKCVLITANIKHFQNIPNLEYENWITPPLS is encoded by the coding sequence GTGAAAAAAGCTTTACTAGATACTAATATCCTCTCATATTTTCTGCGAGGTGAAACACAAGTTGTCAAAAAATTCCGTGAATATCAACAATTTCATAGTTATCTAACTTTTTCTGTTCTTACCTATTACGAAATCAAAAGTGGATTGCTGTATAAAGATGCTAGAAATCTTTTGCAGCAATTTGAAATTCTTGCCAATAGCAGCGAGATTTTACCCCTTGATATAGATACAGCTAATGTTGCCAGTATTATTTATCAAGATTTACGTCAGAGAGGTTTATTAATTACTCCCCTCGACTTACTGACTGGAGCATCAGCAATTCATCATAAATGCGTTTTAATCACTGCCAATATTAAGCACTTTCAAAATATCCCTAATTTAGAATATGAAAATTGGATAACACCTCCCTTATCCTAA